TGTGGGTGGTTTAAAGCAGCCAAAAGTTGAGGCATCTGAACGAGAAATTTATTTACTGCAACGTAAAACTGCTGCTGTAGGAGCCGGTTTAGGTAAAACAACAGGCTGGATTCATCGCACAGGACTTAAAAACCGTCAGGTCAAAATGTTTGCTGGTGTGCAATATGACAAAGTAGATGACCAAGGTTTACATATAACGATAGACGGGCAACCAAGTGTACTTGAGGTCGATCATGTTGTGATTTGTGCGGGGCAAGAGTCATTTACTGCAATGTATGATCAATTAAAAACAGATGGAAAAAATGTTCATTTAATTGGTGGTGCTAAAGAGGCAGGAGAGCTAGATGCAAAACGTGCAATCCGCCAAGGCGCTGAATTAGCAGCAATACTCTAAATTTTAGCTGGGCATTTCTTTTAAAGAGAAATGTCCATTAATTCATTAGTAAATTATAGGATGGAAAAACAATGGTACTTGAAACTACAAAACAGTCTTTAGAAAAATGGCATCAAATGGTTCAAGCCGGTAATTTATCAGATCTAAATGATTTGCTGGCAGATGATGTAGTTTTTCGCTCACCAGTTGCTTACAAACCTTATGAAGGAAAACAGGTTGTTTTCTTCATTCTTACCAATGTCATCCAAGTGTTCGAAAACTTTACCTATCATCGGGAGTTCTATACAGAAGATGGTGAAAATGTAGTACTTGAGTTTAGTGCCAATGTCAGTGGAAAATCATTAAAAGGTATTGATATGATCCGTTTTAATAACGAGGGCAAGATTATTGATTTTGAAGTAATGATCCGTCCAATGAGTGGCTTAGCAGCATTGGCTGAACAAATGGGTATAAGAATTGCCAAGTTTCAACCCCAATAATTTTAGTAAATAGCCTAAGTAATATAGAGATCAATAAAATGTGGTTAAAGCTTTCAACTGTTGCATTGTTGCCTGTCCTTTTTGTGCAGGGAACAAAGGTTCGTAAGAATACACCACGCTTGCTAGAAGCCAGTGGTGAAAGAGAAGGCATAGTGGGTAAGGGAAAACCCTTATCATTACTTATTTTGGGAGATTCTGCTGCTGCAGGTGTTGGAGTTGAAACCCAAAAAGATGCTTTATCTGGTGCTATTATTTCTGAATTGCAGAATCAATATTCAATACGCTGGAAACTACATGCAAAAACAGGTGATACAACCAAGCAAGTTTTCCAAGCGGTACAGCATTTAGAGCAACAGAGTTACGATGTGGTTGTTACATCGATCGGGGTTAATGATGTCACCAAACTTACCTCAGCAAGTTCATGGATAAAACAACAAAAACAATTATTTCAATATATACAGGCACGTTTTCAGCCTAAACTCATTATTGTGTCTGGTGTTCCGCCAATGCAACATTTTCCAGCTTTATCCAATCCATTGGCTTGGTTGTTTGGAAAATATGCGGAAAAAATGAATCAGACACTAGATAAATGGTTAGAATCACAAAACCAATTTAGATTCATTCAATATGATATTGAGAGTTTTCAAGCGATGAATTTGCCTATGGCAAGTGATGGCTTTCATCCGAGTAAAGAAATTTATGCAATTTGGGGACAGCAGGTTGCAGCATTAGTGCGGCAATCATTTAACTCATAATCAGAGGTCGTGATTGGAAATGGGCATATCTACTTTAAATAAAATTAAAGCTTTCGGTTCGGAATTGTTTGATTCAGTATTAGGTGCTGAACAACCAAAAATCTATTATGATCCAAATGGGAAAATAAAAGATATTCTAGATAAATTGCCCCAGCTCAAGCAAAAATATCGTCCTACACCGTGGTTAAGCAATAATCATGTTCATCTTTTGTACTTTGATATTATTAGAAAAAAAACCATTAAACTTGAATATGATCGAATTGATCAGCTCACCATGAAAGATGGTGGCGTAACTGCCATCGCGTGGTATGGGTATGATCTCCCTGCAGATACTCCAACAGTTGTTATTATGCATACCATTACGGGAACTCCTGAAAGTATGCGTGAACTTGTGAAAGATATACATCATTATACGGGTTGGAGAATAGCGCTATGCTTACGCCGTGGGCATGCTGGTTTACCTATGCCTGTACCACAGATCTCTCTTTTTGGGTCAACGAGCGATCTTAAAGAGCAACTTGCACATATCCAAAACCTGTTTCCAAAATCAGATTTATACGCCGTAGGTTCCTCTGCGGGAACAGGGTTATTGGTTCGTTATTTGGGTGAGCAAGGCGCAGATACACCATTTAAAGCTGCTTTTGCAATGTGTCCAGGCTACAACACGGAGATTGGCTTTAAGAATGTTCATCCGTTTTATAGCAAAATGATGACCAAAAAGTTATTTAAATATTTTATTCATCCTTATCAAACTACATGGAACCAACTTTCTTCTATAGAGAAAGTTCTAGCGACCACAAGTCTAGAAGAATTTGAAAAAGAATATTTTGAAATGGCTGGCTTTGAGGATTATCAAAGTTATTGCCAAGCTATTAATCCAATTTATGTATTTGAGAATGTCAAAATTCCATTGATGATTCTTAATGCTGAGGATGATCCGGTCTGTTCTATTAAAAATTTGGAGCCTTATAAAGAAACGATTCAGCAAATGAGTAATATTGCGGTAATCACTACAAAAAAAGGAAGTCATTGTGGCTTCTATGAAGGTTGGAAAAGTACTTCATGGGCTGCCAAATTAATATCAAATTATTTTATGGTCGAACATAAGCAATAACGGTAAATTTGCAATAAATTAAATAAAGCCCATTCAATAGATGGGCTTTATGATTTTATTTGGTCAAGATAAAAGTAAATTGGGATCTTTTAGTCCAATTTTGATTTTCGTGCTGGCAACGAGGTCTTTTTCGTCTGTCTGATTAGGATGAAAATCAAAGCGATAATAATCAAAAAATTTAGGGGTCAATGCTCTATATTGTTTACTAGCAAAACTAAAGAACTTACGCCAAGATTTAAAATTGAGAAGCTGATGATCTCGCTTCATTAAAATAAATTGATAAATTGTTGAAAAGCCCGTAATTAAAAATAAACTTAAAGTAAAAACTGTAATGCGCGGAAGGTAGGCGCTTAAGCCGCTTCCATATAAATGTTGATAGAGATCAAAGGCAACAGTTTTATGTTCTGTTTCTTCAATACTGTGCCATAGCCACAAATTACGTATAGTTGAGTCGGTCATTAACTCATTAACAGATTCCATCATGCTAACCACGAGTACTGCTGTGTAGTGTTCTAGACCTACGGTTACAAGCAAATTCCATTTTTTACTAAAAACTTTTTCAATCGTTTTTAAAACGATGCCAGTTACTTTTTCTAAAGATTGAGGATCTAAGCCATATTGCTGTGCACTTACATGAAAAGCATGATGTTCTTTAGAGTGCATAGCTTCTTGGCCAATAAAAGCACTGATTTCACGATCTAAGATTTCATTCGACTTTGCTTTTGCGCGTAAAGCTCGAACAGAGCGAACGAAATATGATTCACCTTCAGGAAACAACGTAGATAAACCCGTAAAATAGTGGGTGAAAGTTGGTTCGTTATTACACCAATAACGAGGTGTATTTTCAAAATTATAGTCCATACGACGGACCGGAAACGAGGCAGGCACACGGTTTAATACAGTATTCATTTTAAGCTCCAATCTTCTTTTAATTAGGGTTCCAAAAAGGAACTTGATAAAAAACTACATCGCTCTATATCTATCGTCAATGCTTTTTGGGGTCGAAAAAGTAGATTGTCCCTAATTGATATCTAAGAAAACTTTAAAGATAAATAGAAAGAAAAATTAAAACTTATTACTGAATTGATAATTTGAATAATAATTAAAAAGCCCAAACCGATGGTTCAATTTGGGCATATTCGAGAACGAACTTAGTTTTTAAGCGCTGGAGTAGCAGCAGCAATTGCAGCGGCAACAGCATCATCTTCAGTTTGAGATGGTTCAGCAGGCTTAGCTGGTTTTGACTGAATCTTTTCAGGTTTTGGCTCTGCTTTTGGCTCAGGCTTAGGTTCAGGTTTTGGCTCAGGCTTAGGTTCAGGTTTTGGTTTCGGCTCTACTTTAGGTTGCTCAGAAACTGTTGTTTGTGAACCTTGATCAGGTTGGGCAGGGCGAGTTTCACGGCGAATTTCAGTTGTCGTATTCGCTGTTTCTTCACGGTGAACTTCAACTTGCGGTGGTTCCTGAGTTTGAGCTTCTTCAGTTTGCACACTTTCTAAAGACTCAAATTTTGCAGGTTCAGCAGGTTTAGGTTCTGAAACAGCAGTTTCAACCTTTTCTTGCTCTTCTTCTTTGGGTGTTTCTTTTTTGACACATGCGGTTAACAATAGTCCAGCAGCAATTGCAGCACAGATTAAAAGTTTTTTATTTGCCATTGTCCTAAACAACATTTAATTGAGGAGTTGGCATTATAACAGCAAAAGAGAATGAAAAAATCATGTGAGATTGACCTAATTTTTTATTAAAAATGCTGATAGAATAGCCAGTTGTTTAATGATCTTTGAATTGATGCGGTTTGACTTTGCTTTATAGGGGCAGAGTACAGTAAAATTGCCAAACATTGTAGGCCGATTTCGGCTTGATTGTACGAGAAACTTAATGACCCATTTTATTTTTGTCACTGGTGGTGTAGTTTCATCGCTAGGTAAAGGTATTTCTGCTGCTTCAGTTGCTGCACTTTTGGAAGCCCGTGGCTTAAAAGTCACAATGGTTAAAATGGATCCCTACATTAATGTCGATCCAGGGACAATGAGCCCTTTCCAACATGGTGAAGTTTTTGTCACAGAGGATGGTGCCGAAACTGATCTAGACTTGGGTTATTACGAACGTTTCTTACGTCGTGCGAAAATGACCAAACTTAATAACTTTACCAGTGGTCGTGTATATCAGGACGTTTTAAACAAAGAACGTCGTGGTGACTATCTTGGTGGTACAGTTCAAGTTATCCCACATATTACTGACAATATTAAAGAACGCGTACTTCGCGCAGGTGAAGGCTACGATGTTGCTATCGTAGAAATTGGCGGTACGGTAGGTGATATCGAATCATTACCGTTTATGGAGTCAGTTCGTCAGTTAATGGTTGAGCTTGGTCATAAAAGAACCATGCTTATGCATTTAACTTTGTTGCCATATATCAAATCTGCAGCAGAGCTTAAGACAAAACCAACTCAACACTCTGTAAAAGAGTTGCTTTCAATTGGTATTCAGCCAGATATTCTTATCTGCCGTACTGAATATGATGTTGATGCAGACACGAAACGTAAAATTGCTCTATTCACTAATGTAGAAGCACGTGCTGTTGTGGTATGTAAAGATGCAAAAACCATCTATCAAATTCCACGTGGTTTCTATGAGCAAAATGTAGATGACCTTATTTGTGAACGTTTTGGTTTCAATGATTTACCAGAAGCTGACCTAACTGATTGGGATAATGTAGTAGAAGCATTACTAAATCCAGAATACACGGTACGTGTAGCAATGGTTGGTAAATATGTTGAATTACCAGATGCTTATAAATCTGTGAATGAAGCATTATTACATGCTGGTATCAAAAATCGAGTGAAAGTACAGATTGACTATGTCAATGCTGAAGAACTTGAAAGCCAAGATGTTTCTATTTTGCAAACAGCTGATGCAATCTTAGTCCCAGGTGGCTTTGGTGAACGTGGTACTGAAGGCAAAATGAAAGCTATCCAATACGCACGTGAAAACAAAATCCCATTTTTGGGTATTTGTTTAGGTATGCAATTGGCTGTAATCGAATATGCCCGTCATGTTGCTGCTATGCCAGAAGCATCTTCTACTGAGTTCAACCGTTCTACAAAATATCCATTGATTGGTTTAATTACTGAATGGTTAGATGAGCGCGGTGAATTACAACAACGTAGCCTTGAGTCTGACTTAGGTGGAACAATGCGTTTAGGTGCACAAAAATCAGAATTGGTTGAAGGCACAAAAACACGTGAAGTCTACGGTAAAGCTGAAATTACTGAGCGTCATCGTCACCGTTATGAAATGAATAACCGTTTCATCGAGTCGATTGAACAAGCTGGTATGAAGATTTCAGGTTACTCTTCAGCACAACATTTAGTTGAAACTGTAGAAATTCCTGAACATCCTTGGTTTATTGCTGTACAATTCCACCCGGAATTTACAAGTTCACCACGCGATGGACATCCATTATTTGCTAGTTTTATTGACGCTGCAAAAACACAGCATCAAAAAAGTAAATAATGCGATTTTAAATAAACTGGGAAAGTTTAAATGTCACAATTAAAACCACAAGAAGTTGTACGTTTAGGCGATATACAAATGGCAAATCATTTGCCA
This genomic stretch from Acinetobacter pittii harbors:
- a CDS encoding nuclear transport factor 2 family protein; this encodes MVLETTKQSLEKWHQMVQAGNLSDLNDLLADDVVFRSPVAYKPYEGKQVVFFILTNVIQVFENFTYHREFYTEDGENVVLEFSANVSGKSLKGIDMIRFNNEGKIIDFEVMIRPMSGLAALAEQMGIRIAKFQPQ
- a CDS encoding SGNH/GDSL hydrolase family protein: MWLKLSTVALLPVLFVQGTKVRKNTPRLLEASGEREGIVGKGKPLSLLILGDSAAAGVGVETQKDALSGAIISELQNQYSIRWKLHAKTGDTTKQVFQAVQHLEQQSYDVVVTSIGVNDVTKLTSASSWIKQQKQLFQYIQARFQPKLIIVSGVPPMQHFPALSNPLAWLFGKYAEKMNQTLDKWLESQNQFRFIQYDIESFQAMNLPMASDGFHPSKEIYAIWGQQVAALVRQSFNS
- a CDS encoding YheT family hydrolase, whose protein sequence is MGISTLNKIKAFGSELFDSVLGAEQPKIYYDPNGKIKDILDKLPQLKQKYRPTPWLSNNHVHLLYFDIIRKKTIKLEYDRIDQLTMKDGGVTAIAWYGYDLPADTPTVVIMHTITGTPESMRELVKDIHHYTGWRIALCLRRGHAGLPMPVPQISLFGSTSDLKEQLAHIQNLFPKSDLYAVGSSAGTGLLVRYLGEQGADTPFKAAFAMCPGYNTEIGFKNVHPFYSKMMTKKLFKYFIHPYQTTWNQLSSIEKVLATTSLEEFEKEYFEMAGFEDYQSYCQAINPIYVFENVKIPLMILNAEDDPVCSIKNLEPYKETIQQMSNIAVITTKKGSHCGFYEGWKSTSWAAKLISNYFMVEHKQ
- a CDS encoding metal-dependent hydrolase; its protein translation is MNTVLNRVPASFPVRRMDYNFENTPRYWCNNEPTFTHYFTGLSTLFPEGESYFVRSVRALRAKAKSNEILDREISAFIGQEAMHSKEHHAFHVSAQQYGLDPQSLEKVTGIVLKTIEKVFSKKWNLLVTVGLEHYTAVLVVSMMESVNELMTDSTIRNLWLWHSIEETEHKTVAFDLYQHLYGSGLSAYLPRITVFTLSLFLITGFSTIYQFILMKRDHQLLNFKSWRKFFSFASKQYRALTPKFFDYYRFDFHPNQTDEKDLVASTKIKIGLKDPNLLLS
- a CDS encoding internalin → MANKKLLICAAIAAGLLLTACVKKETPKEEEQEKVETAVSEPKPAEPAKFESLESVQTEEAQTQEPPQVEVHREETANTTTEIRRETRPAQPDQGSQTTVSEQPKVEPKPKPEPKPEPKPEPKPEPKAEPKPEKIQSKPAKPAEPSQTEDDAVAAAIAAATPALKN
- the pyrG gene encoding CTP synthase codes for the protein MTHFIFVTGGVVSSLGKGISAASVAALLEARGLKVTMVKMDPYINVDPGTMSPFQHGEVFVTEDGAETDLDLGYYERFLRRAKMTKLNNFTSGRVYQDVLNKERRGDYLGGTVQVIPHITDNIKERVLRAGEGYDVAIVEIGGTVGDIESLPFMESVRQLMVELGHKRTMLMHLTLLPYIKSAAELKTKPTQHSVKELLSIGIQPDILICRTEYDVDADTKRKIALFTNVEARAVVVCKDAKTIYQIPRGFYEQNVDDLICERFGFNDLPEADLTDWDNVVEALLNPEYTVRVAMVGKYVELPDAYKSVNEALLHAGIKNRVKVQIDYVNAEELESQDVSILQTADAILVPGGFGERGTEGKMKAIQYARENKIPFLGICLGMQLAVIEYARHVAAMPEASSTEFNRSTKYPLIGLITEWLDERGELQQRSLESDLGGTMRLGAQKSELVEGTKTREVYGKAEITERHRHRYEMNNRFIESIEQAGMKISGYSSAQHLVETVEIPEHPWFIAVQFHPEFTSSPRDGHPLFASFIDAAKTQHQKSK